The DNA window GTCTGGCGGCGCGGGGTTTTTCGTACCTGGCGGCGGCGCGGCGCCTGGGGGTGCCGGTCTTCTGCATCGGGGGGATCACGGCGCGGACGGTGCGGCCGGAGATGGGGCGGGTGGCGGTCTGTCAGGCGGTGACGGCGGCGGCGGATCCGGAGGCGGCGGCGCGGGCGCTGCGGCGGCGGCTCATTTCGGGAAGATGATTTCGGGGCCCTTCTGGCGCTGGCGGCTTTCGCGGAGCGCCTTGTACTGGGGCGAGGTGAACCAGTCGCGCATGAGGGCGAGCTTGCGGCGCTGGGCGTCGTCGAGCTTGACGAACATGACGCCGGCGTGGAACTCGCCTTTCTTGCGGGCGTTCTCGTAGCACCAGCGGACCACGGCGACGGCTTCGACGACGTCCTTGTAGCGTTCCATCTGGATGCGGACGCGGACTTTGGTGCCGGGGCGGACGCGGCGGTCGAGGAGGAGGCGGGCGCCGCCTTCGGAAAGGTCGAGGGCGCCGCGGGCGAGGTTGTTCTTGCCCCATCCGAGGGAGGCGAGGAGTCCTTCGCGGTAGAGGGTGATGCTGGAGTCGTCGATTTCGAAGCGGGGGTGGCGCCGGCGGCGGTCGGCGGAGCCGGGGCCGGCGGAGGCGCGGTTGACTTCCTGGAACTCCTTGAACCAGTCGGGCGGTTCGGGGGTTTTCGGCGCGGTCATGCGGATCGCTCCCCGGGTTCGCCGCAATTATAGCGCACGCCGGGCATCCGGTCGCGTCACTTCGGGAAGATGATTTCGGGTCCTTTCGACCGCAGGCGCGTTTCGCGGAGCGCCTTGTACTGGGGCGAGGTGAACCAGTCGCGCATGAGGGCGACTTTTTTCTGCTGGGCGGGATCGAGGTTGACGAACATGACGCCGGCGTGGAAGTCGTCCTTGCGGCGGGCGCTCTGGTAGCACCAGCGGACGACGCCGGCGGCCTCGACGGCGTCCTTGTAGCGTTCCATTTCGATGCGGACGCGGACTTTGGTGCCGGGGGCGACGCGGCGGTGGAGGAGGAGGCGGGCGCCGCCTTCGGCCAGGTCCACGGCGCAGCGGGCGAGGTTCCGGCGGCCCCAGCGCAGGAGGCCCAGGAGCCCGGCGGTCTGGAGGGTTCCGGAGGCCTCATCGATTTCGAACCGGGGGAAGCGGCGGCGGTCTTCGGGCCGCCGGGCGGAGGTCGTCGAACGATTCAGGTTTTGGAACTCCTGGAACCATTCCGGCGTCCCGCCGTCCCGAGACGTGTTCATGCCCATCCTCCCCGGTTCGCCCGCATTACGGTACCGTGCCGGCGACGCGGGGTCAAGGGGGAAATCGGGAAAAAGTGACTGGCCGCGCCGTCCCGCGGGCGCTGGTTGGGCCGCCAGGATTCGAACCTGGACACAGGGATCCAAAATCCCTCGTGCTACCGTTACACTACGGCCCAAAACCGCTTAAAATGGCACTTTACTTTTTCTGGACTAGTTTGTACTAATTTGGGGAGGCTCCGGGCGGGAAGGGAGGTGAGTCGGGTCATGACGGCGCCGCCGCAAATCACGAGAGTCAGGCTACAGAAGTGCCGCTATCTGGTCAAGCGGGGCGCGGTGTGGTATCTCGAGCGCTTCGAGAACGGCCGCCAGAGCCGCCGATCCCTGGGGACCGGGGACCTTCAGGAGGCGACCCGCCGGGCGGCCGCCCTGGGCGACTCCCCGCCCGCCCCCCGGACCCCCGCCGCCCCCGTTCTGACCCTGCAGCAGGCCATGGAAGAGTACGAAGCCTGGTATCGGCGGAATCGGCGCCCTCGAGAAGCGCGTCCGGTGATGGCCGTTCTTTCGGGGTTCCGGGACCAGCTGGGCGAATCCTTCGAGGTCAAAGCCCTCACGCGGGAGCAGGTTCAACGATGGGTGGACGGCCGCAGCGACGGGCGCTCCCCCGTCACGGTCCGGCGCGACTTCGCCCGTCTGCGCGCCTTTCTCTACTGGCTGGCGCGGCGCAAGGACGCGGTGGATTCGCGCGTCTGCCGGGGCATCGATCTTCCCCGGGACGAAGGGGTCACGCGCGAGGCGCCGTCGACCGAGAAGGTGCGGGCCGTGCTCGCCCGGCTTCAGGAGCATCCGTGGCTGGGGGACTACGGCACGGTTCTGGCCGAAACCGGCATGCGACCGAGCGAGCTTCTGGGACTGCGGGGGATCGACGTGCGGGGACGCCTCTGTTCCATCGTCCCTTGGGAAGGGCGTCCGCTCAAGAGCAAGTGGTCCAAGCGGGTCATCGAGCTCAACGAAGCGGCGGCGGAGATCCTGAACCGGCGGAAGGAAGCGATGGCGGACAAGACGCGGCCGATTTTCGGGAATCGCGTGGGGGAGGTGTATTCGGAAAACAGCGTCTATCGCCTGATGTGCGACCTTCTGGCGGGGCGCCGCCGGGCGCGGGTGCCGGAGCCTCTCCGGATGACGCTTTACGATTTCCGCCATTTTTTCTGCTCGGAGCATGCCGCTCCGGGACCGCGGCACATGGCGATCGAAAGTCTGGCCGCCTACATCGGACACAGCCCGGCGAGCACCCAGACGCTGCTGCGATGGTACACGGATCAAAACGCTCTGCGGCGCGGCGCTCCGCCGCCCCTGGTCGCCCCTCCGCCGGCGGGAGCGGCCCCGTAAGAAGGACGCGTCCGCCGAACCGCTCACGTTTCCAGGCGCGCCAGGAGGATGAGCGGATGAACGCCGGTCCCCTTGCAAGACGGAGATATTCGGTGGCCCCAGAAATGGGGAGCACCCCATCACGACGCGCTCGTCGGCCGAGAGCGCCGCGGCGTTGACCGAAAGGTCCCCCGTAAGCGTGTTATTGCCCGTCGTCTCGGATCTTATAGCGCACCCGATTTCCTCGGAGACTGAAGCAAGGAAGGGATGCGCGGGATGCGTCCCGGACGGCCGCCGGCCGGAAGGAGGCGGCATCGCAAGAAGATCGCTTTCGCCGAACCGCCCGCGCTTCCAGGCCGAGGCGGGCCGCCTCTGGGCCCACTCGGAGACCGACAGCTGGGGCGGGCCGGGGGAACGGCCGCGCGGAGGATTCCGTTGGGATCGCCGGGGTCGCGGGCGACTTGGCGATGGAGTTCGCCGCGGACGAGGGTGTCGTCCCATTTGCCCTGGCCGGCGAAACGTTGGAGGGCTTGGCGGGGCTGGGGGTGGGCGAGGGCGATGAGCTCGACACTCTTGCGCGGCAGGTCGCTGACAAGGCCCTCCAGGTACATCCGGGAGAGCCGCGCCTGTTCCTTGCGGTAGAAGAAGGGCGCGAAGGAACGCGCGAAACGGTCGAGCCGCTCTCGCAGTTTCTGGACGTCGGCGGCCCTGACCCAGGTGGTCTTGGAGAGCTCCTGGGGAACGGCGGGAATGCGCAAACCCATAAAAGTCCCCTCTCTCGGTCTCCAGGGGCTTGACCAGCAAGCTGGCGCGGAAACTTTAGAGAAAAAGCGGGACAGTCGAATAAGGCGAGTACCGTACACTTGGAACAGGGAAGGAAACGACGGCATGCGCAAGGGGGTGGCCTGGTGAGGTACGGAAACTGGGGAGGGGCGTCGCGCTGGAACAGTTCGGGGATGGAAGGCTTTCGACGCGGAGGGGAGGAGTGAGGTGAGACCCGTGCGGGGCGCCGGGGTGGGGATGCTGGTTGTTGGCTTGGCTCTTTCGCCGGCGTGGGGGCAGGTGGAAGGGGGAGGGGCCCACGGTCCGCAGAGTGGCCGGGCCGAGGACCTTGTGCGGCGTCTCGGGTCTTCGACGCCGGGGGAGCGGGAGGAGGCGGTGAGGAGCCTCCTGGAGATGGGGGAGGCGGCCCGGGCGGCGGTGGAGAAGGCGACGAAGTCGGAGGACCTCGAGGTCCGGACGAGGGCGGAGGAGATTCTCCGGCGGTGGCGGGTGCGGAAGGAGGCGCCGGAGGGGCTGCTGAAGGGGCGGGGATGGCTGGAGGATCTTCTGGTGAGGGGGGAAGGCTACGAGGCATGGAGGCGACTGGAGGAGGACGGGGGAGGGGTGGATAGCGCGGGATGGGTTTTTGTGATGAGGGAGGCTTTTCGGAGCCTTGCGGCGGGTGGCAAGGCGGTGTCCTCTCAGGATAAGGTAAAGCTGATAGAAGGGGTCAAAAAGAAAGGCTTGGGAGTTCTTGCCCCCGAAATCGCGAAACTCCTGAAGGACGGGGATTCCGAGGTTCGTTGGTGTGCGGTCCACGTCCTGGGCTGGCTGGGGGCCAAGGAGTTCGGCCCCGAGATTGCGAAACTCCTGAAGGACGGGGATTCCAAGGTTCGTTGGTGTGCGGTCAACGTCCTGGGCTGGCTGGGGGCCAAGGAGTTCGGCCCCGAGATTGCGAAACTCCTGAAGGACGAGGACTCCGAGGTGCGGGAGCGGGCGGCCCTTGCCCTCGGGGTGCTTGGGAGCAGAGATCTCGCTCCCTGGATCGCGGGATTCCTGAAGGATGGGGACTCCGGGGT is part of the Planctomycetota bacterium genome and encodes:
- a CDS encoding PilZ domain-containing protein, which translates into the protein MTAPKTPEPPDWFKEFQEVNRASAGPGSADRRRRHPRFEIDDSSITLYREGLLASLGWGKNNLARGALDLSEGGARLLLDRRVRPGTKVRVRIQMERYKDVVEAVAVVRWCYENARKKGEFHAGVMFVKLDDAQRRKLALMRDWFTSPQYKALRESRQRQKGPEIIFPK
- a CDS encoding PilZ domain-containing protein — protein: MNTSRDGGTPEWFQEFQNLNRSTTSARRPEDRRRFPRFEIDEASGTLQTAGLLGLLRWGRRNLARCAVDLAEGGARLLLHRRVAPGTKVRVRIEMERYKDAVEAAGVVRWCYQSARRKDDFHAGVMFVNLDPAQQKKVALMRDWFTSPQYKALRETRLRSKGPEIIFPK
- a CDS encoding HEAT repeat domain-containing protein — translated: MRSLLEMGEAARAAVEKATKSEDLEVRTRAEEILRRWRVRKEAPEGLLKGRGWLEDLLVRGEGYEAWRRLEEDGGGVDSAGWVFVMREAFRSLAAGGKAVSSQDKVKLIEGVKKKGLGVLAPEIAKLLKDGDSEVRWCAVHVLGWLGAKEFGPEIAKLLKDGDSKVRWCAVNVLGWLGAKEFGPEIAKLLKDEDSEVRERAALALGVLGSRDLAPWIAGFLKDGDSGVRGSAAEALAQLGAKEFAPEIAKLLKDEDSKVRRDVVGALGKLGAKEFAPLIVELLKDESVFLRWGAAEALGKLGAKEVAPEIAKLLKDSDDEVRMHAILILGKLGVKEFSPDIAKLLKDGDSEVGGAAAEALGQLGAREFASEIAKLLKDSDNMVRVRA